The nucleotide sequence AAGTTCAACATACAGTCCTATGGACGGGTAATGGAAATTAATAGAAGTATATTTTAATGTCAAAGCAAAATATCTATAATAACGAAATCTTTTTTAAAGGCTATAAAACAATCGGGCAGAGAAAAGTGCTGTAATAAATAATTGATTTTGGAGAACCACTAGGAAGTTGCCTCAAAAAATTCTGTATCAATAATACATCTTTTAGGTGCTGTAAATAAATTCTGTTTTAAAAGAAACATTTGAAAAATTTTCAGAAGAAAACTACCAAAAACTTGTAGAAGCAGTTATAAAACTTATCTCAAACAAATAAATCAAATAAAATCCGCCTTAACCTGACATTACATGGTAATTATGAGTATGGAAACCTATGAAAAAATCTTTATAAATTACTATAAATTGACAAATCGCACTATAAATAGTACTATTTATAGTGCGGGGTGATTATATGAATATGACAATAACTGCTAATGAGTTAAAAGTTAAGGGTGTAAGTTTAATTGATTCTGTAGTAGAAAAAAATGAAAGTGCAATTATTTCAGTTCATGGTAAAGATAAATATGTAGTTTTAAAAATTTCCGAATATAATAAATTGCGTGAATTAGAACTGGAAAATGCTATAAAAGAAACAAAAGCTGATATAGCATCAGGCAAATTTTATACCGACGGGATATCTGAACATATGAAGAGAGTAAGCGGTGTATAAAATCATTTTTACAGAATCCTATGAAGAAAAGGCAAAAAAATTCCTAAAAAAACATCCTGATTTACAAAAACAATATCGGAAAACTTTAGAACTTATGGAATTAAACCCTTATCATCCTTCATTAAGATTACATAAATTTTTTGAGTTATTTTCCATTTCTATAAACATGCAATATAGGATAGCAATTGATTTTCAGATTGAAAATGAAACAATAATTCCAATAAACATTGGCGATCGTAAATTAATTTACGGATAGAAAAAAATCTTATAGACTTTGCTTCTGCAGATATAAACAATAGTCTTTATATATAATATTATTGTTTCAAAACCTTGTATTTTTGTGCAAAAAGCGATATTATTATATAAAAATATTACTGAGAAGGGGAATAAAATGGCTATTCGTAAAGTTCTTTTTTTAACACTCTTAATTATGATGCTTTCAAGCTGTACAACCTCCGGGTATGATAGTTTTCGAACAAGAGAAAGCTCCTTTAACCAAACACAAATCGTTACGAGTAATTCTGCTTTTTCAAAAGAAATGATAACAACAATCCTTGAAACGAAATTTCCTCCAAATAAAATTGTTTCTATAGCGATTTTATTTATAGATAAGCAAAGTCCATATTCTGCAGATTTTTCTATTGAAATAATGAAAAAAAGTAATTTAATAAACGGAGTAGAAAAATTTGTTTCTGTACCATCAATAATGATACCAAATAAATTAACTTTTGATGATATTCAGCAAATTGGAATTCGCTCACTTTGTGAATATACTTTAGTCTTTTATTCAGAATCAAGAACAGAGATGTCATTCACCCAATTTATAAAAGGAGAGATAGAATTTAAATCTGATGTTGAATTTTCATTAATAGATAACCAAACGACTGCAGTAATTGCTTCTGATAGACTTGTAACAAAGATAATGAAAAAAAATAAGTTTTTTAACGATAAAATTATTGAACAAGCAAAAAATGAAGTATTTAATGAACAAGCAAATATTTTAGCAGTTAAATTAAATGCCCTTTTTAGTAGTAAATACCAAAAAAAGTAACCACTTAAAACAGATATATAAAAAATGAGTGATACAAGAATTATTAACATTTCTAAAATAACAGCAAATGACTGTTATGAAATTTCAAAAAGCTTTGAAGAACAACAATGGCAAAAACCAATTGAGCAATATATCCAATATATGTATGATCAAAACAATGGTTTAATTGATGTTCTATTGGCTAAAGATAATAATAAATTTGCAGGATATTGTATAATTCAATGGAAGTCAGAATACACATTCTTTTATAAAAATAATATTCCTGAAATAAAAGATTTGAATGTCTTAAAAAAGTACCAAAGAAAGGGAATTGCTACGACATTAATGGAAGAAGCGGAAAAACAAATTTTACATAAGTACAAGAATAAATGTAAATTCAAAGATGCAGAGCTGTTTTTTAAGAATGGTGCGAATTGAAGATAATTATTTTACAGGCTTAAAAGAAATTAAAAGACTTAAAAGCCGACCTTTTTACATTGATTAGTCATATAAAATGATGTATAGTGTATGTAAGGAGGTGCGATATGCCGTTATTGCAAGTAAGAGAATGTCCTGAAGATATTTATAGAAAAATTACTTGCGCCGCAAAAAATGAAAATAGAACTATTGCACAGCAAATCATTATTTTACTTGAAAAGGCCTTGGGGCAAATTGTATTAAGTTAAAATCTTTATGAGTAAAAAAACATGAAACTTTTTAAGACATCAAAAGAAATAGTAGATAATTTTTCTCAAAAGTTTAATGAAATGGCTGAAATTTCCTCGAACCTTAATAACGAGCAAGCCCTATCTGTCTTTGAAGGATGGGAAAAAGTCATAGGTGATAAAAAATTGGCTGCATATTGCGAGCTTTATGATATAAAAAATGATACGGCAGTCATAAAAACCGGGCATACAGGCTGGAGTCAGCAGCTTTTAATGCGTAAGAAAAAAATCATATACAATTTTAAAAAATTTTATCCGGCATTAGATGTAAAAAATATTTCGATTTTTGTTGAGCCCGAATTTGAACTAAAGAGAAATTCTGATATATCTGAAAATCTTAATCAGAACTTATTATCTATAGATATTGAAGAAGATAATCCAAAAACAACTGAAGAACCGGACAAACCCCTTCCGCCCGAATTAGCAAAAGCTTTAAAAGCTCTAAAAAAATCCATATTAAAAAAATAAATAAAAAGCAATATATTCACAGTTATTCAAATTTAATAAACAAGTTATCCACAAGTAAAAATTGGAGTATTTTATAAAATCTTTTTATATCGATATCTTTTTTTTGAAAAAGGAAGAAAAAAGGTGATAAAACTCTAAAAAGTCCATCAAAAGGGTTGTTTTAGGCTTATTTTTGATTATTTTATAACTAAAAATGTTTCACGTGAAACATTGCTTTTATGCTTATTTTTAAGCTAAGTTTATCACAAGTTATCCACAAGCGGAATTAATTCGATTTGACACTCTTTTTGCTCAAGACTTAAAAGAAATCTTTTGCGATCCAAACCTGCGGAAAAACCGCCTAATTTTCCGCCTGTGCAGATTACCCTATGACATGGAATTATAATCGGGATAGGATTTTTTCCATTAGCGTTTCCTACGGCTCGGCAAGATTTAGGATTGTTTAAATTTTCTGCTATCTGTTTATAGGATAGAGTTTTTCCATAGGGAATTTTACAAAGCTCTTTCCACACGGATTTTTGAAAATCCGTACCTTCAGGAGAAAGTTGTATTGTAAATTCTTTTAAACTTCTTTCAAAGTATTTTTGTAATTCTTCTTTGGCTTGTTTGCATATTTTTACGGCCTTTGTAAAATTATCTTGAGTTTGTTCAGGTAGATTTGTAATGGAATCTTTTTTTATAAATCTTAATTCTTTTAGACCGGAGTTATCCGCAATAATTAGGATCTTTCCAATTGGACTATCAAAATGTTCGTATACCATAAAGACCTCAGCATTCATTTTCATTTAAAAGTTTTTCTAGACAAGGTTCAATTAAAAAAGCTTTTTTTATCTCTTTAAATTCTTTTTTTGCTTTTTCAATAAGTAGTGTTTTACTTTTTGCCTTATTATCAAGCTTTACTGCCTTGATTAAGATGTTTTTAGGTGTATGTTCAGTTTCAATAAATTCCTCAACGCTTACCTTATCCCCTTCCGATTCCAGTAATTTTCCTCTAATCGTATCCGTAAGTAAAGAAGCAAATTTTTCGGTAATAATGCCGTAATCAAGCATCGGAGATAGCGGCTTTATAACCTTATTTCTGTTTTTACGAATTTGAGTATTAAGCTCGTGTTGGCAGCATGGAACTGCGAATATTATTTTTGTGTTGCTTTTGACAGCCTTGGCTATAGCTAAATCCGTTGCCGTATCGCAGGCATGGAGGCTTATCACCATATCCGGCGGCGTATTAAGCTTAAATCGGCCTATATCTCCGACTTCAAAGATAAGATTGTCAAAACGGCATTCCCGGCTTAATTTATTACAAAAATCTATTACATCTTCTTTTAGATCCAAGCCCCATATCTTAACGGGTAAATTTTCAATTTCAGTTAAATAATAATAAAGGGCAAAACTTAAATAGGCCTTACCGCAGCCGAAATCCACAATCTGCAGCTCTTTCTTTTCTTTTAAAATATCTTTTAGTTCAGGTAAAACGGATTTTATAAATTCCAGATATTTATTTATCTGCCGGAATTTATGGTATTTGCTTTGAATAATCTTTCCGTCATCGGTAAAAAAATTAAGTTTTTTTAAAAAGAGCGGCATCTTGGAAGTGGTTAAAATATATTCTTTTTGCTTATTGTGTTCAAAACTTTCGTTTATCAATGCATTCCCTTTACTTAAAAGTTTTTCTTTTTTTATCGGTTTTGTCGTAAAATGAATAGCTCCTTTATTATTTTGCAAAAAAATAAGTTGATTATTTGAAGAGTTAAATTCTGCAATCTTAAATTCAAAAAAAAGACCTTCAAGTTCTTTCTGCAAATTTTGAGGTAAAAGATTTTTATGAAAAACCTTTGCGGCTTCAAAGATTTCTAATTGATATCGTTCTTGATTTTTTAACATTATTTTTCTTAATTTTATTTTTTGAATATGTGAATCTTTTTTTGCCGGCTTTGAAAAAAAACCTGAAATAATATTATGCTCAATGCAAAGTTCCGCTGCTTTTTCTATTGATACTGTATTCATACAATGCTCCGGTAATATCTTATCATAAAACCTTATGTGATACAAGAATGCAAAATGTTTCACGTGAAACATTTTATATTTTAATTATATAGATAAGTATACAACTGATATACTATTGATAAGTTTCAGAAGTATTTAGCTAAAAAAAACAAAATTTTTTCATATATCTTTAAAAGAAGAGTTAATATTTACGGAGAACCGTGTTATACTGTATTGTAATGATAGGCAAATACAGCAATAACAGTTACAGATACTCTCACCAAAAAAATGCGAGAAGTGAAGCAAAGCACTTGACACGAAGCAGTGTGCCTGACACAATTTTCTCACATAAAAAACGCATAAGGACCGTAGTACGCTTTTTTATATTACACCATTTAATATAACCGCTTTAATTTTTTTAAGAAAATAGATTTTGTTTATTGACTTTTTATGGGAGGTAAGTCTATGAAAAAGAATTATCCGTCTGATATTTTTAAGTTAAATAAGTATTTTTTACTTCTTTTAATTTTATTTGGTTGTGTAAATTTTTATTTTACGATTGTCTCTTCGAATATGATTTCAAAAATTGCGACTGAAGCAAGTTTAGGGAATCTGAAATTTTTGGAAGTTTTAAAAACAGCAGGAGTGATCTTAACTTTTTTTATATTTCAAATAGTTTTTAAGCTAATGCTGAATTCACGATTTTTTAAAAAATCTGCACTAAAAATGCAAAATAAAATTATACAGAAATATTTTAGTTTGCATTTTTCATTTTTTTATGAACACAACGCAGGGGATATTGTATCATCAATTTATCAGTTTTCTACTAGTTCCATATCGCATACGATTGCTTTTTTTGAAAATGTATCGCAAAGCTTATTAACTGCAATTATTCTTGCTTTTCTTTTTTATAAAAATTTTTGGCTCACTCTGCTATTTTTAGTTTTTTCAGTACCTTCAATCATTGTTCATCTTGTATATTTAAAAAAAATACAAAATATAAAAAGAAATGTAAATCAACTTTTTCCAAAAACTTTTAGAGAGTTAAAGGATGTTTTAGCAGGGTCGTTGGATATATCTACAAATAACATTTTTCCATTTTTTCAAAATAAATTTAAAACTGATTTTGATGATTTAACAATGAATGGTTTATATGCGGTTTCAAAAACTCAAAGATTACAACAACTTGTATTCGTAAACTCTCAGCGCATTATTCCGCTACTTGCTATATTAATTTATAGCTGTTTTAATAATGCAACAGATTCAAGCTTTTTTATTGGTTTTTATTTTTTAACACTTATGATACCAAATCTGTATAATCTTTTTTTGCTAAAGCAGATTTATAGAAATGTAAAAATTGCTCAAGAACCTCTTCAAGAGCTTTTTGAAACGCCTGATGAACAAACCGGAAATACACAATTTGAAATATTTAAGTACAAACTTACCGATTTTTCAGTTACGCTTAGAGAAAAGACATTGATTAATAAATTCAACTTAAATATACATGGTGGAGAAAAAGTGTTAATCATTGGAGGGAGTGGTACCGGTAAGTCTGTTTTATTAAATGCACTTATGAGTGTTGATTACCCGTATACAGGCTCGCTGACAATTGGTGGTGTAGACATGGCGGTCGTTGACTTACATGCAATGAGAAAACGCACCGGATATTGTGATGTAAAAGGTTATGTTATAAAAGGTTCTATTTTAGAAAACCTTCAATTCAATAATTCTCTTTCTGAAACTGAAATTAAAGGCCAATTAGAAAAAATGGGGATTTTAAAATATATGCCGCGGCTTGCAGATTTAAATAGTGTAATTAGCTCTGATGAAGTTTCTGATGGTGAATGCGAAGTGATTTCTGTTTTACGCTGTGTGTTTGCACAACCACAAGTTCTATTTTTAGATGAAGCAACTTCCGGAATGACTGAGGAAATTGAAAAAATTATTCTAACATATGCACAGCAAAAGGTAAAAGCAATTATTGCAATAAGTCATAACTATACAACGACAAAATATTTTAATAGGCTTATTTATTTAAAGGGAGACGCAATTGAGCTTGATATGCCAATGCAAGAAGCCTTGAATACTGATGAGGTAAAAGAATTTTATTCTCATCAAATAGACAATACAGAAAATGCAAAATAGGAGGGTCTATGAAAACAAACTATATTAGAAAATATAAAAAGTTATATTATAATGATAAGAAACTAATTGTACTGTGTATTTTTGTTATGCATATTTTATCAGCCATAGTTCTTGCAACAAATGCATTTGTATCGAGAATATTTACTAATCAAAATCAATTTATATATTTAGCATGTACTGCTATTACAATGTTTATATATTCAGCATTGACAATTAGTCTTAATTTATTGGGCGAAAAATATTTAATGTTTCAACCATTATCAAAAATTATGCAAAAGAGTTTCGAGAAATGTACCAATGATTCTTCGGTAATATTTGGAAACTCACAAGCCGGTAGCGGTATTTTTTCAATCATGAGTTTACCGCAAACTATTATTTCTTTCTATTTTGCAAGGATCAGTCTTTTTTCAAATATATTAATTTTTATAACGGTATCGACAATTCTTTTTTTATTTTCTCCATTTGCGTTATTTTTAGTTGTCATATCAATTGGATTAGACTTGTTTTTATTTATCTCGCGCAAAAAATTTGAAAGCTATAGACAAGAAATTGATGAGAATGGATTAGAATCACAAATTATAACCCAAGATGTTTTTGATGCAATTGTGTCTGTGAAACTAAATGCAGCAGATGAAGTTTGTGCCTGTCTTATTGATGAAAAAAATAGAAAAGAATTAAATGTCAGTGTAAAAATGTCTAACTTGGAAAAAGTAGTTAGTACGATAACTCAGTTAAAGTCATTAATAATGCAAATGCTCGGTGTTCTATTTTTATATTCATCTTCAGATTATATTTTAATTTCTGATATTGCAAATATTATGTTTGTAAGTTCAATAATATCTTCGGTCTCAAATAATATTATACATGGAATTATTGATATAAAAACTCTTTCACCCAGTGTTAGCCGGCATATTGATTTTTTAAATACAAAAAATAAAGCAGAGTACTCTTTAGAAAAAAAACAAATACATGATAATACAATTTTGGATTTGCAAAATATTCAATATAAAACGGCTGAGAAAACTATCTTTGATAATGCATGTTTAAAAATAGCAAAGGGTGAAAAGGTTGCTATTACAGGTCAAAATGGTTCCGGAAAATCTACCCTCTTAAAGATAATTGCTCATACATGTCCGGAGCTTGTTACAGTAGTGTGGAGTAAACCTCATCTATTCAATCTTTCTCTAAAAACAAATTTAACATTTAATAAAGATTTTGATATAAATAGAGAAAAGGTTGAAAAACTTTGTACTGAATTTGAATTAAACACTTTTTTTAATAGTCTGCCAAGTGGTTTTGATACAAAAATCGATATGAATCAAATGACCATTTCTGACGGTGAGAACATGCGCTTAGCACTCGTTCGTAGTCTTGTTTATAATTCTGAAGTTCCAATTATTCTCCTGGATGAATTTTCTCGTAGTGTTGATTCTGCAATAGAAACAAAAATCGTCAAACATCTTTTATCATATAAAGACTTGACTGTAATTGCAGTTACAAACAGAATGTCTACAGCTCAGTTGTTTGATAAAATTTATTGCATTGATCAGAATCAGATAAAGTTATGCTAATACAAATAGAGTTAATGGAATATGCCTAGTTAACTTGCTTTTGAGTAAAGCGATGGAAATAACGAACTTCATCCGACTGCGGAAACCTTACCGAAATAGGACCGTATAGTTTTTACAAATGTCCGAACTTAACAAATATGGACATATTCGGCTGTCCAAAGCTTACCAAAATAGATAACTCTGCTTTTTACTAATTAAAAATTGATTTCCGTGAAAACCGGATTTTACCTATTGACAAAAACTCTGTTTTTAGGTTAATATATACCCTACGTTTTGGAGCGATGGCCGAGCGGTTGAAGGCGGCGGTCTTGAAAACCGTTGTGCTGAGAGGTACCGGGGGTTCGAATCCCTCTCGCTCCGATAAGATTTATGATTGTTTAAAATCAATTGTAAGTTTTAATGTCTTGACCTATTGGTCCTGTACAAACTCTGGAGTGGTGCGAGAGCGGCCGAATCGGGCTCCCTGCTAAGGAGTTGTACCCTTACGGGTACCGGGGGTTCGAATCCCCCCTACTCCGAATAGTTTTGAGGCTATAGCTCAGCTGGATAGAGCGTCAGATTGCGGATCTGAAGGTCGGCAGTTCGAACCCGCCTAGCCTCGTTAATAGCCGGCTGAAGATTTCAACCGGCTTTTTTATTTTTGGAGAGATGCGAGAGCGGTCGAATCGGGCGGTCTCGAAAACCGTTGTACCGCAAGGTACCGGGGGTTCGAATCCCCCTCTCTCCGTTTTACGACGGAGAAAAGATTTAACTGTAAACGCATTCCTTATTTTTGGAGAGATGTCCGAGTGGTCGAAGGTACACGATTGGAAGTCGTGTGTGCCAGAGATGGTACCGAGGGTTCGAATCCCTCTCTCTCCGTCCCGGGGCCTATGCAAAAAAGGTTTTTCGAACCCCGTCAGATCCGGAAGGAAGCAGCGGTAGATTAATTCTTTTTGTGCCGTAGTGTTCCCGGGTTTTTTATTTTAGCCTTATTGACCTTTTAACAAATAACTATTATCATATAACCATGGCCTTTGCAGTAAGTCAGCAGTTAAACAGATATTACAACCTATATAAAAATATAGATGTAACTTTCTCAAAAGAAGTCGTTTCTACCCTTAATTTTGAGCCTAAGCAGGTTTTTGTACGTTGTTCCGGCGGACAATGGCCATGCATTATCAATTCGGCTTCTATGACAAAGGCTAAAATAATTTGCGGCAAAAAAAGCGGTTTTCTGGACAGATTGAGGAGCGGAGTAACATCCGTAAATATAAGATTTGCCTTTTTTGATACTGAAGGAAAAGATTCTCTTTCTTTTTTTGTTGCAGCTAAGTTGGTCGGTATTTCTTCTTATGAGGCCGGAAACCAAGATCTTGTTTTAATAACCTTCGAATATACCCAGAGAGCTCCTGATGATTTAATAGAAAAATTAGGCATCTTACTTGAAGCTAATATCAATTCGCAAAAACGTCAAAATGAGAGAATTGTTATTACTCCGGAGATAAGCAGAAAAATAGGTCTTGTAGAAAAAGGAACGGTTGTTTATATTGATGCTGTTCCCAGACGCTGTCTTATTAGGGACCTTTCTTTTTCGGGAGCTAAAATTCTTCTTGTCGGTATTGCGAATTTTTTAGTTAATAAAGAAATTGTTCTCCGTTTTGCTTTTGATGATCCGCAGTCTGTTTTTGGAATAAAGGGAAAAACTGTGAGGACCGAACCTGTTGAAGGCAGAAAAGACCTGGTTGCTCTTGCAGTTCAATATTATCCGAAGAGTATTCCAATGATGTATAAGATGTACTTAAATAAGTATTTTTCCGTTGTGCGTAAGCCCGCTTCGGATGGTTTTGGTGATGACTTCTTGGAAGATGTGGCGCCTGCTTCATCCTTTGCGCCTGTTTCTTCTCCAATCGGTACCAATACGGTACCTCTAACGCCGCCCCCGGCTCATTCTGCTCCGGAACAAATTTCTTAACAATGACCTGCTGAAATTTCAAATTATCATATTTAGGAGATAAAATGCAAAATCCTATCGATTCGCTTTTATATGTAAAAATATCGGCTGAACAAGCCGGCAAGCTTTTTGAAAATCTTGAGTCTTCAATTCCTCTTCCTATTCAATTATCCGAACCCGGCCAAAAAGAAGATTTTAAGGCCGAAGATATAACGCCGGAAATGATTTTAGCCGGAATGCTCACCGTTTTTGCCTATGATAGGGAAAATCCAAATATTCAGTATTACAGAAAAATATTCAATTTACTCCGTCCCGATATCCGTAAAGAAATGACTGAGGCTGCAATCATCAAAATCAAAAATAATGATTTTGATATGGCTGAAGAGATTTTACTTTCTCTTGAAGGTTTAAATCCGGATGACGGTATAACCAAATTAAACCTTGCTCTTTTGATGGAGGAACGTTCTCAATTCTGTGAGATGAGGGAACTTTTTGATGATGCTTTGAGCTTTAATAAAAGAGCTGAAGAGCTTTATTCAGAGCTTATACTTTTTGAGCCTCCATTGCCGGGCGTTTTTTTTAATGCTGCATATTTTTTTATAAAGCAGAAAAACTATATAAAAGCCAAATCCCTTTTAAAGACATATTTGGAAATAGAAAATGATTCTTCAGAAACAGCCGAATTCCGAAAAGCTAAGGCTTCCGAGTTGCTTAAAACTATTTCGGAACAAGCTCTTGACGATGAGCTTTTCCAAAAAGCCCATAAATATATTGATTTAGGCGAAGAAGAAAAAGCCGCCGAAAGTATAAAGCTTTTTTTACGAAAAAATCCTAAGGTTTGGAATGCTTGGTTTTTGTTGGGCTGGGCTTTAAGACGAATGGGCCGTTGGGAAGATGCCCGATCTTCTTTTTTAAAAACCATTGAACTTTTAGAAAATTCCGAAATTTCAGACAAGGAACCTCTTTGCGACGTTTACAATGAGCTTGCAATTTGTTTGATGGAATTAAAACTTTTTGATGAAGCTGAAAAACATCTTATAAATGCCTTGAGTTTAGATTCCGAGAATATAAAAATTATTTCCAATCTTGGCACCCTCGCTCTAAAACAGGGAAAACAAGAAGAAGCAGAAGCCTTTTTTAGAACTGTTTTAGAAATAAATCCTGACGATAAAATAGCTTTAAATGTTTTGGGTAAACCTCGGGCATAAGTTAAATCAGGTTAATCTCTTGACTTAAAAAGATTATTTATGGTATTCTTATCTGGCCGGAAAATCGGCATTGGAGGAAAGTATGAAAAAAATATATTCGAGTTTCTTTTTCTTGTTTGTTGGCCTTAGCTTACTATTTGCAGGCGGAACCAAGGAAAAATCCGCAAATGACAGCTTTAAAGTTAAGGTTGTATTACCCGCAGGAGCTCCTGCGGCAGCTCTTTCAAAACTTGTGTATGAAAAAACACAGTTTGATAATTCTGAAACGGAATATGAAGTTGTTTCAGGTCCGGAGCTTTTACAAGCGAGGGTTTTATCCGGGGAGGCCGATATTGCAGCCGTGCCTACCAATCTTGCATCGGTTTTATATTCCAAACAGAAAAATATAAAATTGTTGGCTCCCATTGTTTGGGGAAATCTTTACTTTATAAGTTCGGAGCCTGTTTCTTCGATAGCGGACTTAAAGGGCAAAACTATTTATTCTTTCGGAAGAAATAATACACCCGATTTGACAGCCCGCGAAGTGCTTAAGAAGAACGGTATTGATCCTGATAAGGATGTGAGTTTTGAGTATTTAAGTGCTGCCGGGGATATTCCCTCTGCTTTTATAAGCGGGAAAGCGAAGTATGCCCTTGCTGCAGAACCTTCTCTCAGTATGATTATGACAAAAAAGCCCAATACTAAAATTGTTGTCGATATTCAGGAGGAATGGAAAAAAGCCTTTGAAGGAGCATCTTATCCTCAAGCTTCTTTAATTGTAAACGCCGAATTTTTACAAAAACATCCCGAATATGTAAGTGCTTTTTTAGATAAGGCTAAAGAGTCTTCAGGATGGGTAAAGGAGAACCCTCAAAAGGCTGCCGAGTATGCTTCCAAAATTGCTGCATTGCCTCCTCCTCCCATTTTATCCAAGGCTATTCCTAAGTTGAACATAGTCTTTGTTGAGGCTGAAAAAGCAAGACCTGCTGTAGAAGCTTATTTGAAGGTTTTGGCTGAAGCCGATCCTAAATTTATAGGCGGAAGTTTGCCTGATGATGCTTTCTACTATAAAGCAAAATAAGTTTAAAATAGGCGGGGCTTTTTTTTGCCTTATCCTTTGGGAAATATTTGCCCAAGGCTTAAAAGCTCCGCTTATTATCCCCTCTATAAAAGAAATATTATCAGCT is from Treponema denticola and encodes:
- a CDS encoding ABC transporter substrate-binding protein; translated protein: MKKIYSSFFFLFVGLSLLFAGGTKEKSANDSFKVKVVLPAGAPAAALSKLVYEKTQFDNSETEYEVVSGPELLQARVLSGEADIAAVPTNLASVLYSKQKNIKLLAPIVWGNLYFISSEPVSSIADLKGKTIYSFGRNNTPDLTAREVLKKNGIDPDKDVSFEYLSAAGDIPSAFISGKAKYALAAEPSLSMIMTKKPNTKIVVDIQEEWKKAFEGASYPQASLIVNAEFLQKHPEYVSAFLDKAKESSGWVKENPQKAAEYASKIAALPPPPILSKAIPKLNIVFVEAEKARPAVEAYLKVLAEADPKFIGGSLPDDAFYYKAK
- a CDS encoding tetratricopeptide repeat protein, yielding MQNPIDSLLYVKISAEQAGKLFENLESSIPLPIQLSEPGQKEDFKAEDITPEMILAGMLTVFAYDRENPNIQYYRKIFNLLRPDIRKEMTEAAIIKIKNNDFDMAEEILLSLEGLNPDDGITKLNLALLMEERSQFCEMRELFDDALSFNKRAEELYSELILFEPPLPGVFFNAAYFFIKQKNYIKAKSLLKTYLEIENDSSETAEFRKAKASELLKTISEQALDDELFQKAHKYIDLGEEEKAAESIKLFLRKNPKVWNAWFLLGWALRRMGRWEDARSSFLKTIELLENSEISDKEPLCDVYNELAICLMELKLFDEAEKHLINALSLDSENIKIISNLGTLALKQGKQEEAEAFFRTVLEINPDDKIALNVLGKPRA